In a single window of the Dreissena polymorpha isolate Duluth1 chromosome 3, UMN_Dpol_1.0, whole genome shotgun sequence genome:
- the LOC127873265 gene encoding uncharacterized protein LOC127873265: MTTEDLLQAGQVVKDRWKVVRKVGGGGFGEIYEGLDTVTKEPVALKLESAKQPKQVLKMEVAVLKKLQGRDHVCRFIGCGRNEHYNYVVMTLQGKNLAELRRSQPKGCFTLGTTLRLGAQILRGIEAIHDVGFLHRDIKPSNFAMGRLQNQTKKVYMLDYGLARQYTTPTGEVRPPRTAAGFRGTVRYASVNAHKNKEMGRHDDLWSLFYMLVEFLAGQLPWRKIKDKEQVGIMKEKYDHALLLKNMPTEFREFLNHLNGLDYFEKPDYALLQNLFEQCMRRKNVRDSDPYDWEKGYADGSITTTTTTSPPLGMKQSPGIGLNQYHGATEVIDENLSENDGEENLKKLKEADQIIEEKYKNMDNKLREEKEAHIELVHHDGEEKHLAELKIKEKYEEKETEVKVVHREEKTVEVSKELGKLDSQLKGILKTSESKQNLKDTDIGSVVQVVTSEPAKPEPKVAVSDKPCADKPNGAISKPTRTLPQIELVESASNKVSVEPKVAAIRASGVTGGILASATSNEIAQPKTHSVKQLVRNFERVGKEHILDLPKAISVPENMSDQDRNASLSGVPRRQSEPSCNIVENSYPEHLISRAQLTFAIMQTDDKTHTMADDNVDENATRAAPFTQASQWQGVSGFASSTDNSENDEEADEMMNTDGKVHKGSSKSKTKINLMHTLADEDDLKLDSLARNSLYFDDKDASKAMRNSLIFIDDDIEDSPQEQLGLFIKEKVEEKSQGLESKDVSFSFVGTDRSRTNKVDHSSASYSAAHYSIPHAFSVPNNLSDRLGDHFSEKRAKDLGNRVNVPSKIPSSPSKSSLKDKESLSDVKKLAVLNNLKLTQFGKISSSLKKERSSDSLDKILKEKKTSDSNSPGASPSKSRHLLKPIDLLLKEKTKSDGDIAGADRRSRSRSRDGKDRGRSSSRSEDKSRRRQSLTTIDEHIRSKASPAFSPLEEKSIQSNENNGNQAVLSPKVEVNGTLSNDSGIHQSSKDTSKENIISKAKDDKSPEERDKREKRRKRSNSAPRTDNHKNSEPVFDAPVPPLDLNQKVPKPPGMGSAPKKSLVYSARLHLPQLNVFSGEFLRSAKLDVFHCDDIDDIDSPTKKQEDNYSDEDPL; this comes from the exons ATGACGACAGAAGATCTTTTGCAGGCCGGTCAAGTAGTGAAAGACAGATGGAAAGTG GTGCGCAAGGTGGGTGGGGGAGGTTTTGGCGAGATCTATGAGGGCCTGGATACTGTAACCAAGGAACCTGTTGCTCTCAAGCTCGAGTCTGCCAAGCAGCCAAAGCAGGTGCTCAAGATGGAGGTAGCTGTACTGAAGAAACTCCAAG GTCGTGACCACGTGTGTCGGTTCATAGGGTGTGGTCGCAATGAGCATTACAACTACGTAGTGATGACCCTGCAGGGGAAGAACCTGGCAGAGTTGAGACGCAGCCAGCCGAAGGGCTGTTTCACGCTTGGCACAACGCTGAGGCTTGGAGCACAGATCCTGCGGGGAATCGAGGCCATCCATGATGTGGGCTTTCTGCACCGTGACATCAAACCA TCCAATTTTGCAATGGGCAGACTGCAGAACCAGACTAAGAAGGTGTACATGCTTGACTACGGACTGGCCCGCCAGTACACCACACCCACGGGAGAGGTTCGACCCCCGAGGACTGCGGCAGGATTTAGGGGCACTGTCAGATATGCCTCGGTGAACGCACATAAAAATAAG GAGATGGGTCGTCATGATGACCTATGGTCCCTATTCTACATGCTGGTGGAGTTTTTAGCTGGACAGTTGCCATGGAGAAAAATCAAGGACAAGGAACAAGTTGGGATCATGAAAGAAAAATACGATCACGCCCTGCTATTGAAAAACATGCCGACTGAGTTTCGAGAGTTTTTAAACCACTTGAATGGTCTGGACTATTTTGAGAAGCCTGATTACGCTCTTCTTCAGAACCTTTTTGAGCAGTGCATGAGGCGTAAGAATGTCCGGGATAGCGACCCCTATGACTGGGAGAAGGGTTACGCTGATGGCTCCATCACCACGACAACAACTACATCACCGCCCCTGGGAATGAAACAGTCACCAGGAATAGG TTTGAATCAGTATCATGGAGCCACTGAGGTCATTGATGAAAATCTCAGTGAGAATGATGGTGAGGAAAACTTGAAGAAACTCAAAGAAGCTGATCAGATCATTGAAGAGAAATACAAGAACATGGATAACAAATTGCGAGAAGAAAAAGAGGCTCACATAGAACTAGTCCATCATGATGGTGAAGAGAAGCATTTAGCTGAGCTGAAAATCAAAGAGAAATATGAGGAAAAGGAAACTGAAGTGAAAGTGGTTCACAGGGAGGAGAAAACAGTTGAAGTTTCTAAGGAATTGGGTAAACTTGATTCTCAGTTGAAAGGTATTCTGAAAACAAGTGAAAGTAAGCAGAATTTGAAAGACACAGATATTGGAAGTGTTGTGCAAGTAGTGACCAGTGAACCTGCTAAACCAGAGCCAAAGGTCGCTGTTAGTGATAAACCTTGTGCCGATAAACCTAATGGTGCTATATCGAAGCCAACTCGAACATTGCCACAGATTGAGTTGGTAGAAAGTGCTAGTAACAAAGTCAGTGTGGAACCTAAGGTAGCAGCAATCAGAGCTTCTGGTGTTACTGGTGGAATATTAGCTTCAGCTACTTCAAATGAAATTGCTCAGCCAAAAACACACAGTGTTAAACAGTTGGTAAGGAACTTTGAGAGAGTTGGAAAGGAGCACATATTAGATCTTCCAAAAGCAATTAGTGTGCCAGAAAATATGAGTGACCAAGATCGCAATGCTTCTTTAAGTGGCGTCCCTCGTCGGCAGTCTGAACCCTCGTGCAATATTGTAGAAAACTCTTACCCAGAGCATTTAATAAGTAGAGCCCAACTCACGTTTGCAATCATGCAGACGGACGATAAAACTCATACAATGGCAGATGACAATGTCGATGAGAATGCCACTCGTGCCGCACCCTTTACTCAAGCTAGTCAATGGCAAGGGGTGTCTGGGTTTGCCTCTAGTACAGACAATAGTGAAAACGATGAAGAGGCAGATGAGATGATGAATACAGATGGAAAAGTTCATAAAGGTTCATCTAAGTCAAAGACTAAGATAAATCTCATGCACACGCTTGCTGATGAAGACGACTTGAAACTAGATAGTTTAGCAAGAAATTCCTTGTATTTTGATGATAAGGATGCAAGCAAAGCCATGCGAAATTCTTTGATTTTCATTGATGATGATATTGAAGACAGTCCGCAAGAGCAGTTAGGCTTATTTATTAAGGAAAAGGTTGAAGAAAAAAGTCAAGGCCTTGAGAGCAAAGATGTGTCATTTTCATTCGTAGGTACCGATAGATCACGGACTAATAAAGTAGATCATTCAAGCGCCAGTTACAGTGCAGCCCATTATAGTATACCTCATGCATTTAGTGTACCAAACAACCTTTCAGATAGACTAGGGGACCATTTTAGTGAAAAGCGAGCAAAAGATTTAGGCAATAGAGTCAATGTTCCATCAAAGATACCATCTAGTCCTTCAAAGTCATCATTAAAAGATAAAGAGAGTTTATCAGACGTTAAAAAGTTAGCTGTGCTCAACAATCTTAAATTAACACAATTTGGCAAAATATCTAGTTCATTAAAAAAAGAGCGTAGCTCGGATAGTTTAGATAAGATTctgaaagaaaagaaaacatcGGATTCAAATAGTCCTGGAGCCTCCCCATCCAAATCCAGACATTTACTCAAGCCTATTGACTTGCTTCTAAAGGAGAAGACAAAATCTGATGGTGATATCGCTGGTGCAGACAGGCGGTCTAGGAGTCGAAGTCGCGATGGAAAAGATCGAGGTAGAAGTTCATCCAGGTCAGAGGACAAGTCACGTCGAAGGCAATCATTGACAACAATTGATGAACACATACGTTCTAAAGCATCTCCTGCATTTTCTCCTTTAGAAGAAAAATCCATACAAAGTAATGAGAATAATGGCAATCAGGCAGTTTTAAGTCCTAAAGTGGAAGTGAATGGTACACTATCCAATGACAGTGGCATTCATCAGAGCAGTAAAGATACAAGCAAAGAGAATATTATTTCAAAAGCTAAGGATGATAAATCACCTGAAGAAAGAGATAAACGGGAAAAACGGAGGAAACGCTCCAACTCTGCCCCAAGAACTGATAACCACAAGAATTCTGAGCCAGTATTTGATGCCCCTGTACCTCCACTAGATTTAAACCAGAAAGTCCCAAAGCCCCCAGGAATGGGATCAGCGCCAAAGAAGAGCCTTGTCTACTCTGCAAG